One genomic window of bacterium includes the following:
- the malQ gene encoding 4-alpha-glucanotransferase: MSNRKSGILLHISSLPSPYGIGDFGPEAYKFADFLFNTKQGAWQVLPFSPTDPVFGNCPYNSISACACNTLFISPDLLAKEGYINKKDLASKPEFPKNKCDYSNAGLYKQKLFEAAYQKFKSRKINHDGFEKFCFENSYWLDDFSLFVFIKRNYKGKIWYEWPDSLKSRDKNVLSNITYEYKGELEKEKFLQYIFFRQWISLRNYCNNRNIKLIGDVPIYVCYDSVDVWKNHELFNLDESQKPVTVAGVPPDYFSATGQLWGNPVFRWDVLKNTNYKWWIDRIAHNLKLFDKIRIDHFRGFEGYWEVPAGETTAINGRWVKAEGADFFRVITEKFSDRPFIAEDLGVITDDVREVMKQFNLPGMRVLLFAFGDDNQDNPYLPRNFIENCVVYTGTHDNNTVKGWFKNEACQKEKERLFHYLGHKAGLKNVHLEFIRLAMESIADTVIFPMQDILGLGSESRMNKPSTTKGNWEWRLSPEQITKDIAGRLLKMTEICGRGKS; this comes from the coding sequence ATGTCAAACCGGAAAAGCGGGATACTTTTACATATAAGTTCACTTCCATCTCCATACGGGATAGGCGATTTTGGGCCTGAGGCCTATAAATTCGCCGATTTTCTTTTTAATACAAAACAGGGTGCCTGGCAGGTTCTGCCGTTCAGTCCCACGGACCCTGTTTTCGGCAATTGTCCTTATAACAGTATTTCAGCCTGCGCCTGCAACACGCTTTTTATAAGTCCTGACCTTTTGGCGAAGGAAGGATATATAAACAAAAAAGACCTAGCTTCGAAACCGGAGTTCCCAAAAAATAAATGCGATTATTCCAACGCGGGTTTATATAAACAGAAATTGTTTGAAGCGGCGTATCAAAAATTTAAATCAAGAAAAATAAATCATGACGGGTTTGAAAAATTCTGTTTTGAAAATTCGTACTGGCTGGATGATTTTTCCCTTTTTGTGTTTATAAAAAGAAATTATAAGGGTAAAATCTGGTATGAATGGCCGGATTCGCTAAAAAGCAGGGATAAAAATGTTTTATCTAACATTACATATGAATACAAGGGTGAATTGGAAAAAGAAAAATTTTTACAGTATATTTTTTTCAGGCAGTGGATTTCATTAAGAAATTATTGCAACAACAGAAATATTAAATTAATAGGGGATGTCCCGATCTATGTTTGTTATGACAGTGTTGATGTCTGGAAAAACCATGAGTTGTTTAATCTTGATGAATCCCAAAAACCCGTTACAGTCGCGGGTGTTCCTCCTGATTATTTCAGCGCCACGGGGCAGTTGTGGGGGAACCCGGTGTTCCGGTGGGACGTTTTGAAGAACACAAACTATAAGTGGTGGATTGACAGGATAGCACACAATTTGAAACTTTTTGACAAAATAAGAATTGACCATTTCCGGGGATTTGAAGGATACTGGGAAGTCCCCGCCGGCGAGACAACGGCGATTAACGGCAGGTGGGTAAAGGCTGAAGGTGCGGATTTTTTCAGGGTGATAACGGAAAAATTTTCCGACAGGCCTTTTATCGCGGAGGACCTGGGTGTTATAACCGATGATGTCCGGGAAGTTATGAAACAATTTAACCTGCCTGGCATGAGGGTCCTGCTTTTTGCCTTCGGAGATGATAACCAGGACAACCCGTACCTCCCGCGTAATTTTATTGAAAATTGCGTGGTTTACACGGGGACCCACGATAATAACACGGTAAAAGGGTGGTTTAAAAACGAAGCGTGCCAGAAAGAAAAGGAAAGATTGTTCCATTATTTAGGGCATAAGGCAGGTTTGAAAAATGTCCACCTGGAATTTATCAGACTCGCGATGGAATCAATCGCGGACACGGTAATTTTTCCGATGCAGGACATACTCGGCCTCGGCAGTGAGTCAAGGATGAATAAGCCGTCAACTACAAAAGGAAATTGGGAGTGGCGGCTTTCACCGGAGCAAATTACCAAAGATATCGCCGGCAGGCTTTTAAAAATGACAGAGATATGCGGGAGAGGGAAATCATAA
- a CDS encoding AbrB/MazE/SpoVT family DNA-binding domain-containing protein encodes MEAVKISPKFQVVIPKNIRKRYKLKSGEKMIILPYEERIEMIREKDIKSMRGFLKNINTEISREDDRT; translated from the coding sequence ATGGAGGCAGTGAAAATATCGCCGAAATTTCAGGTTGTAATTCCAAAAAACATCAGAAAGAGATATAAATTAAAGTCAGGGGAAAAAATGATTATTCTTCCTTATGAAGAAAGGATCGAAATGATCAGAGAAAAAGATATAAAATCGATGCGCGGTTTTTTGAAAAATATAAATACTGAAATTTCAAGGGAAGATGACAGGACATGA
- the galT gene encoding galactose-1-phosphate uridylyltransferase: MGELRKDPILERWVIIASERSKRPGGFFKEARITDKTDPDKCPFCPGHESMTPPEIFSLRDPGKNGWKTRVIPNKYLALSIDNPFIKKGKGMYDMMTNFGAHEVLIETPNHEKEAKDQSKEEIVTWLSVLQHRTEDLSKDQRFRHLLIFKNKGKAAGASLTHPHHQIMATPITPKRVREELNGAFHYYSMKERCIFCDIINQEKSDGERIVYENEAYISFCPFASRFPYEIWILPKTHEIDFFAKSVNDSLHLLAEHLKIVLQKLSGVLGDPDYNYIFHNSPNRIPRRDYWHTIKDDYHWHIELLPKLTTIAGFEWGTGFFINPLAPEDAAKELREAKI; encoded by the coding sequence ATGGGTGAACTTCGCAAAGATCCGATTCTGGAACGTTGGGTAATCATAGCGAGCGAACGGTCAAAAAGGCCGGGGGGATTTTTTAAAGAGGCAAGAATAACTGATAAAACAGATCCGGATAAATGTCCTTTCTGCCCGGGGCATGAATCAATGACTCCTCCTGAAATTTTCAGCCTGCGCGACCCGGGAAAAAATGGCTGGAAAACGCGGGTCATCCCGAACAAATACCTGGCGTTAAGCATAGATAACCCCTTTATAAAAAAAGGCAAAGGGATGTATGATATGATGACAAATTTCGGCGCTCATGAAGTTTTAATTGAAACTCCAAACCATGAAAAAGAAGCCAAAGACCAGTCAAAGGAAGAAATAGTTACATGGCTTTCTGTTCTGCAGCACAGGACGGAAGATTTATCCAAGGACCAGAGGTTCCGGCATCTTTTGATATTTAAAAATAAAGGGAAGGCGGCAGGCGCTTCATTGACTCATCCTCATCATCAAATTATGGCGACTCCCATAACGCCCAAAAGAGTAAGAGAAGAATTAAACGGGGCGTTTCATTATTATAGTATGAAAGAAAGATGCATTTTTTGCGATATTATCAACCAGGAAAAATCTGACGGGGAAAGGATTGTTTATGAGAATGAGGCATACATAAGTTTTTGTCCCTTCGCGTCAAGATTCCCTTATGAAATATGGATATTGCCGAAAACTCATGAGATTGATTTTTTCGCGAAAAGCGTAAATGATTCTTTGCATCTGCTGGCGGAACACCTTAAAATAGTTCTTCAGAAATTATCCGGTGTTTTAGGCGACCCGGATTATAATTATATTTTCCATAACTCGCCCAACAGGATACCACGAAGGGATTACTGGCATACTATAAAGGACGATTACCACTGGCATATCGAACTCCTGCCAAAATTAACGACAATCGCGGGTTTTGAATGGGGCACGGGTTTTTTCATAAATCCACTCGCGCCTGAAGATGCCGCAAAGGAATTAAGGGAAGCAAAAATATGA
- a CDS encoding type II toxin-antitoxin system VapC family toxin translates to MNIIIDSSGWLEYFSDGKSADFFAEVILNKTSTIIIPVIIIYEIFKKILVEADEDRALQVIAVFKNYQIENIDDSTAIKAARLSYEYKIPMADSFIYAVTLKHKAILWTQDEHFKNLPGVKYIEKKN, encoded by the coding sequence ATGAATATTATAATTGATTCAAGCGGCTGGCTGGAATATTTTTCCGACGGAAAAAGTGCTGATTTCTTCGCCGAAGTTATTTTAAACAAAACAAGCACGATTATAATCCCGGTAATAATAATTTATGAAATATTCAAAAAGATATTGGTCGAAGCGGACGAGGACAGGGCTTTACAGGTTATAGCCGTTTTTAAAAACTATCAAATAGAAAACATCGACGATTCAACCGCGATAAAAGCAGCCAGGCTAAGTTATGAATACAAAATCCCTATGGCAGACAGCTTTATTTACGCGGTTACTTTAAAACACAAGGCAATTTTATGGACGCAGGACGAACATTTCAAAAACCTGCCCGGCGTAAAATATATTGAAAAAAAGAATTAA
- the glgB gene encoding 1,4-alpha-glucan branching protein GlgB — MSEEISLFSDYDIHLFKEGNHFTIYEKLGSHLMNVNGVDGVYFSVWAPNAEYVSVIGDFNGWNAGSNKMSHRKDGSGIWEVFLPGAARGAIYKYHIVSKYHNYKVNKGDPYAFYWEIPSKTASRVWDLDYKWNDESWMQNRVDYNSLNAPVSIYEVHLGSWRRIPEEKNRFLTYRELAPLLADYVRAMGFTHVEFLPVMEHPLYRSWGYQTVGYFAPTSRYGTPQDFMFLVDYLHQNNIGVILDWVPSHFPSDEHGLSYFDGTHLYEHSDRRKGFHPDWKTHIFNYGRGEVRNFLISNALFWLKNYHIDGIRVDAVASMLYLDYSRKDGEWLPNEYGGRENIEAINFLRRFNEVVYGNVHGVQTFAEESTAWAMVSRPAHMGGLGFGMKWNMGWMHDTLEYFKKDPLHRKYHQNDITFSMWYAFTENFLLPFSHDEVVHGKGSLFGKMSGDIWQKFANLRLLLGYMFTHPGKKLLFMGDEIAQWKEWNESHSLDWDVLKYSTHQGIRAWVRDLNYFYRNEPALYELDFELEGFKWIDFRDASNSIISFLRMGKTVDDIILVVCNFTPIVRHNYKVGVPKDGFWKEVLNSDAAYYGGSNQGNLGGLDAIEFNMNNMDYSLSLTLPPLAVLVFKKEAE, encoded by the coding sequence ATGAGCGAAGAAATAAGTTTATTTTCAGATTACGATATACATCTTTTTAAAGAGGGTAATCATTTTACGATTTATGAAAAATTGGGCTCTCATTTGATGAACGTTAATGGTGTTGACGGGGTCTATTTTTCTGTCTGGGCGCCTAATGCCGAATATGTTTCGGTCATAGGAGATTTTAACGGGTGGAACGCCGGTTCAAATAAGATGTCCCATAGAAAAGACGGGTCAGGCATCTGGGAAGTTTTTTTGCCCGGGGCCGCCAGGGGCGCCATTTACAAATATCATATCGTTTCGAAATATCACAATTATAAGGTTAACAAGGGAGACCCTTATGCGTTTTACTGGGAAATCCCCTCAAAGACCGCGTCGCGCGTCTGGGACCTGGATTATAAATGGAACGATGAGTCATGGATGCAGAACCGGGTTGATTATAACAGTTTGAACGCTCCCGTTTCCATTTACGAAGTCCATCTTGGTTCGTGGAGAAGAATTCCTGAAGAAAAAAACAGGTTTCTGACATACCGGGAATTAGCGCCTCTCCTCGCGGATTACGTCAGGGCGATGGGCTTTACCCACGTGGAATTTTTACCTGTCATGGAACACCCGCTTTACCGTTCATGGGGGTACCAGACTGTGGGTTATTTCGCCCCGACAAGCCGTTACGGCACACCGCAGGATTTTATGTTCCTTGTTGATTACCTGCACCAGAACAATATAGGAGTGATACTTGACTGGGTGCCTTCCCATTTCCCGTCGGATGAACACGGGCTTTCGTATTTTGACGGGACCCATCTTTATGAACATTCCGACAGGCGGAAGGGTTTTCACCCGGACTGGAAGACCCATATTTTTAATTACGGGAGGGGCGAGGTAAGGAATTTTCTCATAAGCAACGCCCTTTTTTGGCTGAAAAATTATCATATAGACGGAATCAGGGTTGACGCGGTAGCGTCGATGCTTTACCTTGATTACTCGCGCAAAGACGGCGAATGGCTTCCAAATGAGTACGGCGGCAGGGAAAATATAGAGGCGATAAATTTCTTAAGGCGGTTTAATGAGGTTGTTTATGGCAATGTCCACGGTGTGCAGACTTTCGCCGAAGAATCCACGGCGTGGGCCATGGTTTCGCGCCCCGCGCATATGGGAGGCCTGGGATTCGGCATGAAGTGGAACATGGGATGGATGCATGACACGCTTGAATATTTCAAAAAAGACCCGCTTCACAGAAAATACCACCAGAACGATATCACATTCAGCATGTGGTACGCCTTTACGGAAAATTTTTTACTGCCGTTTTCACATGATGAAGTGGTCCATGGCAAGGGTTCTTTATTTGGGAAGATGTCGGGAGATATATGGCAGAAATTCGCGAACCTCCGGCTTCTTTTAGGGTATATGTTTACGCACCCGGGCAAAAAACTTTTGTTTATGGGAGATGAAATCGCCCAGTGGAAGGAATGGAATGAATCGCACAGCCTGGACTGGGATGTCCTGAAATATTCCACTCACCAGGGCATAAGGGCCTGGGTCCGCGACCTGAATTATTTTTACAGGAATGAACCCGCGTTATACGAACTTGATTTTGAACTTGAAGGTTTTAAATGGATTGATTTCCGTGACGCGAGTAACAGCATAATAAGTTTCCTGAGAATGGGGAAAACCGTGGACGATATAATCCTTGTTGTTTGTAATTTTACGCCGATCGTCCGGCATAATTACAAGGTTGGTGTGCCGAAGGACGGGTTCTGGAAGGAAGTTTTGAATAGCGACGCGGCATATTACGGGGGAAGCAACCAGGGAAATCTGGGTGGCCTTGACGCTATTGAATTCAATATGAATAATATGGATTATTCCCTTTCACTGACTTTGCCGCCGCTCGCGGTTTTGGTGTTTAAGAAGGAAGCGGAATAA
- a CDS encoding type II toxin-antitoxin system RelE/ParE family toxin, whose product MILNYHPDAVEELINAAQFYESRQNNLGHRFLDAVDTALKTIKKNPLIWQSDKLDRRKCPVKKFPYLLIYKLNNRIVYILAVAHTSRKPDYWKSRDRQKEL is encoded by the coding sequence ATGATTTTAAATTATCATCCGGACGCAGTTGAGGAACTTATTAATGCCGCTCAGTTTTATGAATCCCGCCAAAATAATCTAGGTCATAGATTTCTCGATGCCGTTGATACTGCTTTAAAAACTATCAAAAAAAATCCTTTAATTTGGCAATCAGATAAATTAGACAGAAGAAAATGCCCTGTGAAAAAGTTTCCCTATCTTCTTATATATAAGTTAAACAATAGGATTGTTTATATTTTAGCTGTAGCTCACACAAGCAGAAAGCCGGATTATTGGAAGTCGAGAGATAGACAAAAGGAATTGTGA